From the genome of Azospira restricta, one region includes:
- the nosD gene encoding nitrous oxide reductase family maturation protein NosD translates to MKFAASLPSLSLRGAALALSLAAGVAAGAALIDDDPAPVRGGQGMGQPANWGSADQATPRPAAPHRGDIPWFQDLVDRAPAGSVLKPPAGTYAGPVVIDKPLTIDGGNGVVIDGGGKGTVLVMEGGESTLRDIRLTNSGASHDSDDACLNLRKHNNTVERVTIDNCLFGIDLKLANGNVVRDNRISSKPFDLGTRGDALRLWYSSNNRIEGNQIVDSRDMVAWYSNDNLYLNNVGRRSRYSIHFMFAARNIVEGNRFYDNAVGVYVMYSGGGAIRNNVFSHATGATGMAIGFKEASDVVVEGNEIIYCGTGITSDISPFEPGSTLVIRNNRIAFNVIGIRFVSDREGHVIEGNSFEGNMSHVAVDGAAGAMSNRWRGNYWDDYQGFDRNRDNVGDRAHEHYAYADQIWMEFPAARFFRNSPVLESLDFLERLAPFSTPTLILRDEAPIFNKPAGAKS, encoded by the coding sequence ATGAAATTCGCCGCCTCGCTTCCCTCGCTTTCCCTGCGCGGTGCCGCCCTCGCGCTGTCGCTGGCTGCCGGCGTCGCCGCCGGCGCCGCGCTGATCGACGATGACCCGGCGCCGGTCCGGGGTGGGCAGGGCATGGGCCAGCCCGCCAACTGGGGCAGCGCCGACCAGGCGACGCCGCGTCCGGCGGCGCCCCACCGCGGTGACATCCCCTGGTTCCAGGACCTGGTCGACCGCGCTCCCGCCGGTTCGGTGCTGAAGCCGCCGGCCGGCACCTACGCCGGCCCGGTGGTGATCGACAAGCCGCTCACCATCGACGGCGGCAACGGCGTCGTCATCGACGGCGGCGGCAAGGGCACGGTGCTGGTCATGGAAGGCGGCGAATCGACGCTGCGCGACATCCGCCTGACCAACTCCGGCGCCTCGCACGACAGCGACGACGCCTGTCTCAACCTGCGCAAGCACAACAACACGGTCGAGCGGGTGACGATCGACAACTGCCTGTTCGGCATCGACTTGAAGCTCGCCAACGGCAACGTCGTCCGCGACAACCGCATCTCCTCGAAACCCTTCGACCTCGGTACCCGCGGCGATGCGCTGCGCCTCTGGTACAGCAGCAACAACCGCATCGAGGGCAACCAGATCGTCGATTCGCGCGACATGGTCGCCTGGTACTCGAACGACAACCTCTACCTGAACAACGTCGGCCGCCGCAGCCGCTACTCGATCCACTTCATGTTCGCCGCGCGCAACATCGTCGAGGGCAACCGCTTCTACGACAACGCCGTCGGCGTCTACGTCATGTACTCCGGCGGCGGCGCCATCCGCAACAACGTCTTCTCGCACGCCACCGGCGCCACCGGCATGGCGATCGGCTTCAAGGAAGCCTCCGACGTCGTCGTCGAGGGCAACGAGATCATCTACTGCGGCACCGGCATCACCAGCGACATCTCGCCGTTCGAGCCGGGCAGCACGCTGGTCATCCGCAACAACCGCATCGCCTTCAACGTCATCGGCATCCGCTTCGTTTCCGACCGCGAAGGGCACGTCATCGAGGGCAACAGCTTCGAGGGCAACATGAGCCACGTCGCCGTCGACGGCGCCGCCGGCGCGATGAGCAACCGCTGGCGCGGCAACTACTGGGACGACTACCAGGGCTTCGACCGCAACCGCGACAATGTCGGCGACCGCGCGCACGAGCACTACGCCTACGCCGACCAGATCTGGATGGAATTCCCCGCGGCGCGCTTCTTCCGCAACTCGCCGGTGCTCGAGTCGCTCGACTTCCTCGAGCGGCTGGCGCCGTTCTCGACGCCGACGCTGATCCTGCGCGACGAGGCGCCGATCTTCAACAAGCCGGCCGGAGCCAAATCATGA
- a CDS encoding 4Fe-4S dicluster domain-containing protein, whose translation MSELPERSDDEELQPPPGAQRPKAPVRKEAARRRFIRTAALACGVVGVSLAGWIPVASAQKTRLRPPGALEEHDFLSSCIKCGQCVQVCPVAAIKLGDLDEGFGIGVPYIDARNQACDFSCDAVQCILACPTGALTYKKPEFAQKRAGMKLSRDPVLKAKAKDAEPTLNLKERIGVARLAHPEACLAVQGKGFKGQARGANFKGTMRYMEVDRWKPVPVRDHPYERAVCDLCVSECPIQDAIKLEEFTGADGSKRHRPVVLEQCVGCGVCEMICPVEPAAIVVDERQEWKA comes from the coding sequence ATGAGCGAGCTGCCCGAACGCAGCGACGACGAGGAACTGCAGCCGCCGCCCGGCGCGCAGCGGCCGAAAGCGCCGGTCAGGAAGGAGGCGGCTCGGCGCCGCTTCATCCGTACCGCCGCGCTCGCCTGCGGCGTCGTCGGCGTCTCGCTGGCTGGCTGGATTCCGGTGGCGAGCGCGCAGAAGACGCGGCTGCGCCCGCCCGGCGCGCTCGAGGAGCACGACTTCCTGTCCTCCTGCATCAAGTGCGGGCAGTGCGTGCAGGTCTGCCCGGTGGCGGCGATCAAGCTCGGCGATCTCGACGAGGGCTTCGGCATCGGCGTCCCCTACATCGACGCGCGCAACCAGGCCTGCGACTTCTCGTGCGACGCGGTGCAGTGCATCCTCGCCTGCCCGACCGGCGCGCTGACCTACAAGAAGCCGGAATTCGCGCAGAAGCGCGCCGGCATGAAGCTGTCCCGCGATCCGGTGCTGAAGGCCAAGGCCAAGGACGCCGAGCCGACGCTGAACCTCAAGGAGCGCATCGGCGTCGCCCGCCTGGCGCATCCCGAGGCCTGCCTCGCGGTGCAGGGCAAGGGCTTCAAGGGGCAGGCGCGCGGCGCGAACTTCAAGGGCACGATGCGCTACATGGAGGTCGACCGCTGGAAGCCGGTGCCGGTCAGGGACCATCCCTACGAGCGCGCGGTCTGCGACCTCTGCGTCAGCGAATGCCCGATCCAGGACGCGATCAAGCTCGAGGAATTCACCGGCGCGGACGGCAGCAAGCGCCATCGCCCGGTGGTGCTCGAACAATGCGTCGGCTGCGGCGTCTGCGAGATGATCTGCCCGGTCGAGCCGGCGGCGATCGTCGTCGACGAGCGCCAGGAATGGAAAGCCTGA
- a CDS encoding NapH/MauN family ferredoxin-type protein — MSERIRVMLGAEPQKPAVISPEAREWHAMKRVNKEDFLAMKEHARQHGVVSHKWRNRRWAVLLFCNLLFTFSFWLDIQLLEGALTASRFAGFHLIDLNSALQVMLAHKHIIVNLFIGTATVFFLWVLLGGRSFCSWVCPYHLVAEWFEWLHLKLVDKKLVSDHQFHRGARTLFWLLFSALALVTGYTLFETLSPTGILSRALIYGPSLALGWVLLLLMFEVFYSRRAWCRYVCPIGLTYGMVGTLSPVRVMYRLEHCFHEGDCKKVCLVPHVLDMVVKGRAEHTEVPVGPDCTRCGLCVDVCPSGALQFDVKGLSRML, encoded by the coding sequence ATGAGCGAACGCATCCGGGTGATGCTCGGCGCCGAGCCGCAGAAGCCGGCCGTGATCAGCCCGGAAGCGCGCGAGTGGCACGCCATGAAGCGCGTGAACAAGGAAGACTTCCTGGCGATGAAGGAGCACGCGCGCCAGCACGGCGTCGTCTCGCACAAGTGGCGCAACCGCCGCTGGGCGGTGCTGCTCTTCTGCAACCTCTTGTTCACCTTCTCCTTCTGGCTCGACATCCAGCTGCTCGAAGGCGCGCTGACCGCCTCGCGCTTCGCCGGCTTCCACCTGATCGACCTCAATTCCGCGCTGCAGGTGATGCTCGCGCACAAGCACATCATCGTGAACCTGTTCATCGGCACGGCGACGGTGTTCTTCCTGTGGGTGCTGCTCGGCGGCCGCTCGTTCTGCTCCTGGGTCTGCCCCTACCACCTGGTCGCCGAATGGTTCGAGTGGCTGCACCTGAAGCTGGTCGACAAGAAGCTGGTCAGCGACCACCAGTTCCACCGCGGCGCGCGCACGCTGTTCTGGCTGCTCTTCTCGGCGCTGGCACTGGTCACCGGCTACACCCTCTTCGAGACGCTGTCGCCGACCGGCATCCTGTCGCGGGCGCTGATCTACGGCCCGTCGCTGGCGCTCGGCTGGGTCCTGCTGCTGCTGATGTTCGAGGTCTTCTACTCGCGCCGCGCCTGGTGCCGCTACGTCTGCCCGATCGGACTGACCTATGGTATGGTGGGCACCCTTTCGCCGGTGCGCGTCATGTACCGCCTCGAGCACTGCTTCCACGAGGGCGACTGCAAGAAGGTCTGCCTCGTCCCGCACGTGCTCGACATGGTGGTCAAGGGCCGCGCCGAGCACACCGAAGTGCCGGTCGGCCCGGACTGCACGCGCTGCGGCCTGTGCGTGGACGTCTGCCCCTCGGGCGCGCTGCAGTTCGACGTCAAGGGCCTCAGCCGCATGCTCTGA
- a CDS encoding ABC transporter ATP-binding protein, protein MIRFQGVTKLFKRHRVLDGIDLGIELGERIALIGSNGAGKTTLIRCLLGEYTHGGEVTIAGGSPRRERTAVLGKIGFVPQLPPPLKMPVGQLVDFAASLCGTDPRRMHEIAARLGLDMQDILARPFNRLSGGMKQKLLIAVALGRDAKVLVMDEPAANLDPEARHIFFQLLAERLEDTTMLISSHRLDEVAPLVNRVIEMDMGRVVLDDRVADDTGLASMYNVHLSLTRADAAIAKALAGWSFADRRDGIDWHGQVPGPDRLRFLGMISRYVGLVARIEMAEIPDDLVLQ, encoded by the coding sequence ATGATCCGTTTCCAAGGCGTCACCAAGCTCTTCAAGCGCCACCGCGTGCTCGACGGCATTGACCTCGGCATCGAACTGGGCGAGCGCATCGCGCTGATCGGTTCCAACGGCGCCGGCAAGACCACGCTGATCCGCTGCCTGCTCGGCGAATACACGCACGGCGGCGAGGTCACGATCGCCGGCGGCAGCCCGCGCCGCGAGCGCACCGCGGTGCTCGGCAAGATCGGCTTCGTGCCGCAGCTGCCGCCGCCCTTGAAGATGCCGGTCGGCCAGCTGGTCGACTTCGCCGCTTCGCTGTGCGGCACCGACCCCCGGCGCATGCACGAGATCGCCGCGCGCCTCGGCCTCGACATGCAGGACATCCTCGCCCGCCCGTTCAACCGCCTGTCCGGCGGCATGAAGCAGAAGCTCCTGATCGCCGTTGCACTGGGCCGCGACGCGAAGGTGCTGGTGATGGACGAGCCGGCCGCCAACCTCGACCCGGAGGCGCGCCACATCTTCTTCCAGCTCCTCGCCGAGCGGCTCGAGGACACGACGATGCTGATCTCCAGCCACCGCCTCGACGAGGTGGCGCCGCTGGTCAATCGCGTGATCGAGATGGACATGGGCAGGGTCGTCCTCGACGACCGCGTCGCCGACGACACCGGGCTGGCCTCGATGTACAACGTGCACCTGTCGCTGACCCGCGCCGACGCCGCGATCGCCAAGGCGCTCGCCGGCTGGTCCTTCGCCGACCGCCGCGACGGCATCGACTGGCACGGCCAGGTGCCCGGGCCGGACCGCCTGCGCTTCCTCGGCATGATCTCGCGCTACGTCGGCCTCGTCGCGCGCATCGAGATGGCCGAGATTCCCGACGACCTGGTGCTGCAATGA
- a CDS encoding protein NosL, producing MSIARRKFVAALPALAAGPYLGTLLAGCSSEPLTGPAEIKWDRDTCERCSMVISERPYAVQIRDPMKKVHKFDDFGCAVVWKEHQTFSDAEIEFWAVDARAEPAGSKWLDARQAAYLGGKHSPMGYGFVAVAAGAAAAVPFAEARKAVLAKGK from the coding sequence ATGAGCATAGCCCGACGGAAATTCGTCGCCGCGCTGCCGGCGCTCGCCGCCGGCCCGTATCTGGGCACCCTTCTCGCCGGCTGCAGCAGCGAGCCGCTGACCGGCCCCGCCGAGATCAAGTGGGACCGCGACACCTGCGAGCGCTGCAGCATGGTGATCAGCGAGCGTCCCTACGCCGTCCAGATTCGCGACCCGATGAAGAAGGTGCACAAGTTCGACGACTTCGGCTGCGCCGTCGTCTGGAAAGAGCACCAGACCTTCAGCGATGCCGAGATCGAATTCTGGGCCGTCGACGCGCGCGCCGAACCGGCCGGCAGCAAGTGGCTCGACGCGCGCCAGGCTGCCTATCTCGGCGGCAAGCATTCGCCGATGGGTTACGGCTTCGTTGCCGTCGCCGCCGGCGCGGCCGCCGCCGTGCCGTTCGCCGAGGCGCGCAAGGCGGTGCTGGCCAAGGGCAAGTAG
- a CDS encoding ABC transporter permease, giving the protein MKHLWLTAKLDIVESLRARWFLIYSVVFGGIVALLFAFGLTESRVLGFIGLSRLLVTYIQLTMAILPIFVLITTVRSVAGDREAGVFEYLLSLPVGLAAWFWGKIVGRYVTIFLPVFVAMAGAVLWALVQGIEVPWGMFVYYTGLLAAMGWCFLGIGMLVSTLARSTDVAQGSAFMVWLAMLLFLDLILLGVMIQGRVSPELAVTLALANPLQVFRTAALALFDPQLIVLGPSAYVILDLFGVAGFKAYALAYPVALGTLAAAIGFFTFKKSDLP; this is encoded by the coding sequence ATGAAACACCTCTGGCTCACCGCCAAACTGGACATCGTCGAATCGCTCAGGGCGCGCTGGTTCCTGATCTACAGCGTCGTCTTCGGCGGCATCGTCGCGCTGCTCTTCGCCTTCGGCCTGACCGAATCGCGCGTGCTCGGCTTCATCGGCCTGTCCCGGCTGCTGGTCACCTATATCCAGCTGACGATGGCGATCCTGCCGATCTTCGTGCTGATCACCACCGTCCGCTCGGTCGCCGGCGACCGCGAGGCGGGCGTCTTCGAATACCTGCTCTCCTTGCCGGTCGGCCTCGCTGCGTGGTTCTGGGGCAAGATCGTCGGCCGCTACGTGACCATCTTCCTGCCGGTCTTCGTCGCCATGGCGGGCGCCGTGCTGTGGGCGCTGGTGCAGGGGATCGAGGTGCCGTGGGGCATGTTCGTCTACTACACCGGGCTGCTCGCGGCGATGGGCTGGTGCTTCCTCGGCATCGGCATGCTGGTGTCCACGCTGGCGCGCTCGACCGACGTCGCGCAGGGCTCGGCCTTCATGGTCTGGCTGGCGATGCTGCTGTTCCTCGACCTGATCCTGCTCGGCGTGATGATCCAGGGCCGCGTCTCGCCGGAACTCGCGGTCACGCTGGCGCTGGCCAACCCGCTGCAGGTCTTCCGCACCGCCGCGCTGGCGCTGTTCGACCCGCAGCTGATCGTGCTCGGCCCGTCGGCCTACGTCATCCTCGACCTCTTCGGCGTCGCCGGCTTCAAGGCCTACGCGCTCGCCTACCCGGTCGCGCTCGGCACGCTCGCCGCCGCGATCGGCTTCTTCACCTTCAAGAAGAGCGACCTGCCATGA
- a CDS encoding TlpA disulfide reductase family protein, with protein sequence MMLSRRLLLSLALLLPLPALAELPSAAPLFAAAAVDADNKPVALETLRGKPLVINFWARWCGPCRKEIPDLVEMHARYKGKGLVIVGLAVEDADSREAVRDFAKAYEVDYRVLLAGVGKGVELMKALGNDKAGLPFTVVIDRHGKMTVKKLGAMSKAEMEAAIKQIL encoded by the coding sequence ATGATGCTATCGCGCCGTCTGCTCCTTTCCCTCGCACTGCTGCTGCCGCTGCCGGCGCTGGCCGAGCTGCCCTCGGCGGCGCCGCTGTTCGCCGCCGCCGCCGTCGACGCCGACAACAAGCCGGTCGCGCTCGAGACGCTGCGCGGCAAGCCGCTGGTGATCAACTTCTGGGCGCGCTGGTGCGGCCCGTGCCGCAAGGAAATCCCCGACCTCGTCGAGATGCACGCCAGGTACAAGGGCAAGGGCCTGGTCATCGTCGGGCTGGCCGTCGAGGACGCCGACAGCCGCGAGGCGGTGCGCGACTTCGCCAAGGCCTACGAGGTCGACTACCGCGTGCTGCTCGCCGGCGTCGGCAAGGGCGTCGAGCTGATGAAGGCGCTCGGCAACGACAAGGCCGGCCTGCCGTTCACCGTCGTCATCGACCGCCACGGGAAAATGACGGTCAAGAAGCTGGGGGCGATGTCGAAAGCCGAGATGGAAGCGGCGATCAAGCAGATTCTTTGA
- a CDS encoding cytochrome D1 domain-containing protein, with the protein MRRTFAFLAATLAAVLLAACAGQPLKGTGDLGLVIERASGHLTLVNTTTKSAYARIEGLGDLSHASAVYSRDGRYAYIFGRDGGLTKVDLLEARIVKRVIQAGNAIGGSISQDGRIVVAQNYTPGGIKAFDAETLELLSEVPAEYAPGKFSKVVGLADAQGGKFAYALFEGGEIWVTDFANPRAPKTQRFPAGSQPYDGLVTPGGRHFLAGLYGEDGIALLDLWQPEQGSRKILSGYGRGEEKLPVYKMPHLRGWAVAQGKAYLPAIGRHEVLVVDATSWQEVGRIPVKGQPVFVMARPDGRQVWVNFSFPDYSEVQVIDTLSGRVVKTLAPGKAVLHMEFTPRGEHVWLSARDDNKVVVYDTASFEKLTELPAQAPSGIFFTSRAARIGL; encoded by the coding sequence ATGCGCCGCACCTTCGCCTTCCTCGCCGCGACCCTCGCCGCCGTCCTCCTCGCCGCCTGTGCCGGCCAGCCGCTCAAGGGTACCGGCGACCTCGGCCTGGTCATCGAGCGCGCCAGCGGCCACCTGACGCTGGTCAACACCACGACGAAGAGCGCCTACGCGCGCATCGAAGGCCTCGGCGACCTCTCGCACGCCTCCGCCGTCTATTCGCGCGACGGCCGCTACGCCTACATCTTCGGCCGCGACGGCGGGTTGACCAAGGTCGACCTGCTCGAGGCGCGCATCGTCAAGCGCGTGATCCAGGCCGGCAACGCCATCGGCGGCTCGATCTCGCAGGACGGGCGCATCGTCGTCGCGCAGAACTACACGCCGGGCGGCATCAAGGCCTTCGACGCGGAGACGCTGGAGCTGCTGTCCGAGGTGCCGGCCGAGTACGCGCCGGGCAAGTTCTCCAAGGTCGTCGGGCTGGCCGACGCGCAGGGCGGCAAGTTCGCCTACGCGCTGTTCGAGGGCGGAGAGATCTGGGTCACCGACTTCGCCAACCCGCGCGCGCCGAAGACGCAGCGCTTCCCCGCCGGCAGCCAGCCCTACGACGGCCTGGTGACCCCGGGCGGCCGCCACTTCCTGGCCGGCCTCTACGGCGAGGACGGCATTGCGCTGCTCGACCTGTGGCAGCCGGAGCAGGGCTCGCGGAAGATCCTCTCCGGCTACGGCCGCGGCGAGGAGAAGCTGCCGGTCTACAAGATGCCGCACCTGCGCGGCTGGGCGGTCGCGCAGGGCAAGGCCTACCTGCCGGCGATCGGCCGCCACGAGGTGCTGGTCGTCGACGCGACGAGCTGGCAGGAAGTCGGCCGCATCCCGGTCAAGGGCCAGCCGGTGTTCGTCATGGCGCGCCCCGACGGCCGCCAGGTGTGGGTCAACTTCTCGTTCCCCGACTACTCCGAGGTGCAGGTCATCGACACGCTCAGCGGCCGCGTGGTGAAGACGCTCGCGCCGGGCAAGGCCGTGCTGCACATGGAATTCACGCCGCGCGGCGAGCACGTCTGGCTCTCCGCGCGCGACGACAACAAGGTCGTCGTCTACGACACGGCCAGCTTCGAGAAGCTGACCGAGCTGCCGGCGCAGGCGCCGTCCGGCATCTTCTTCACCAGCCGCGCCGCGCGCATCGGCCTGTGA
- a CDS encoding Lrp/AsnC family transcriptional regulator has protein sequence MDHTLDANPQALDFRLLNDFQRDFPLCPAPFAELAARLGVAETVVIRHLEELRRVGKIARVGPVFAPKRIGASTLAAMAVPPEKLEAVAEAVNRFPEVNHNYEREHRFNLWFVVTAGSEGRLQAALGAIEQSAGYPVLRLPLEQEFHIDLGFCLNGGDKKRPAVVAQSFAAPRPLEELERRLVMALQEGLPFFIRPFQVLAARVGCEEIEVLERIRRWCAEGIIKRFGVVVRHHELGFKANAMLVHDIPDGEVERVGNALAQADGVTLCYRRPRVLPDWPYNLFCMIHGQARDEVEARIAALREELGLERYAHETLFSLTRFKQTGARYA, from the coding sequence ATGGACCACACGCTCGACGCCAACCCGCAGGCGCTGGACTTCCGGCTGCTCAACGATTTCCAGCGCGACTTCCCGCTGTGCCCGGCGCCCTTCGCCGAGCTCGCCGCGCGCCTCGGCGTCGCCGAAACGGTAGTCATCCGCCACCTCGAGGAACTGCGCCGCGTCGGCAAGATCGCGCGCGTCGGCCCGGTGTTCGCGCCCAAGCGCATCGGCGCCTCGACGCTCGCCGCGATGGCGGTGCCGCCGGAGAAGCTGGAGGCGGTGGCCGAGGCGGTCAACCGCTTCCCCGAGGTGAACCACAACTACGAGCGCGAGCACCGCTTCAACCTCTGGTTCGTCGTCACCGCCGGCTCCGAAGGCCGGCTGCAGGCGGCGCTCGGCGCGATCGAGCAGAGCGCCGGCTACCCGGTGCTGCGCCTGCCGCTGGAGCAGGAATTCCACATCGACCTCGGCTTCTGCCTGAACGGCGGCGACAAGAAGCGGCCGGCGGTGGTCGCCCAGTCCTTCGCCGCGCCGCGCCCGCTGGAAGAGCTCGAGCGCCGGCTGGTGATGGCGCTGCAGGAAGGGCTGCCCTTCTTCATCCGCCCCTTCCAGGTGCTCGCCGCGCGCGTCGGCTGCGAGGAGATCGAGGTGCTCGAACGCATCCGCCGCTGGTGCGCGGAGGGCATCATCAAGCGCTTCGGCGTCGTCGTCCGCCACCACGAGCTCGGCTTCAAGGCCAACGCGATGCTGGTGCACGACATCCCCGACGGCGAGGTCGAGCGCGTCGGCAACGCGCTGGCGCAGGCCGACGGCGTCACCCTCTGCTACCGCCGCCCGCGCGTGCTGCCGGACTGGCCGTACAACCTGTTCTGCATGATCCACGGCCAGGCGCGCGACGAGGTCGAGGCGCGCATCGCCGCGCTGCGCGAGGAGCTCGGGCTGGAACGGTACGCCCACGAAACCCTGTTCTCGCTGACCCGCTTCAAGCAGACCGGGGCGCGCTATGCGTGA
- a CDS encoding Lrp/AsnC family transcriptional regulator: protein MREAAPAIDAVDRRIIDALQGGFPICERPYAAAAEALGIAEDELLARLQSMLERKVLTRFGPMFQIERMGGAFVLAALAVPEADWARVNDAVNALPEVAHNYRRESDLNTPLNMWFVLATETKEGIAAAIDEIEAATGLPVYAFPKLKEFFVEMKLAVRSAA from the coding sequence ATGCGTGAGGCCGCGCCCGCCATCGACGCCGTCGACCGCCGCATCATCGACGCGCTGCAGGGCGGCTTCCCGATCTGCGAGCGCCCCTACGCGGCCGCCGCCGAGGCCCTCGGCATCGCCGAGGACGAACTGCTGGCCCGCCTGCAATCCATGCTCGAACGGAAAGTGCTCACTCGCTTCGGGCCGATGTTCCAGATCGAGCGCATGGGCGGCGCCTTCGTGCTCGCCGCGCTGGCCGTGCCCGAGGCCGACTGGGCGCGGGTGAACGACGCGGTCAACGCGCTGCCGGAAGTCGCCCACAATTACCGCCGCGAGAGCGACCTCAATACGCCGCTGAACATGTGGTTCGTGCTCGCCACCGAAACGAAGGAAGGGATCGCCGCCGCCATCGACGAGATCGAGGCGGCGACCGGCCTCCCGGTCTATGCCTTCCCCAAGCTCAAGGAATTCTTCGTCGAGATGAAGCTCGCCGTGAGGAGCGCCGCATGA
- a CDS encoding AsnC family transcriptional regulator → MSADDASEQLDRRLIVATQAGLPLVPRPYHALAEQLGVSAGEVMARLNAMLERGTIRRIGAVPNHYAIGYTANGMSVWDVPDERVEELGARIGALDFVTHAYHRPRALPLWPYNLFAMVHGSSREEVLTKVAQIRELLGADCRASDVLFSTQILKKTGLRIAG, encoded by the coding sequence ATGAGCGCCGACGACGCAAGCGAACAACTCGACCGCCGCCTGATCGTCGCCACCCAGGCCGGCCTGCCGCTGGTGCCGCGCCCCTACCACGCGCTCGCCGAACAGCTCGGCGTCAGCGCCGGGGAGGTCATGGCGCGGCTGAACGCGATGCTCGAACGCGGCACCATCCGCCGCATCGGCGCCGTGCCCAACCACTACGCGATCGGCTACACCGCCAACGGCATGAGCGTCTGGGACGTCCCCGACGAGCGTGTCGAGGAACTCGGCGCGCGCATCGGCGCGCTCGACTTCGTCACCCATGCCTACCACCGGCCGCGCGCGCTGCCGCTCTGGCCCTACAACCTGTTCGCGATGGTGCATGGCAGCTCGCGCGAGGAAGTGCTCACCAAGGTGGCGCAGATCCGCGAGCTGCTCGGCGCCGACTGCCGCGCCAGCGACGTCCTCTTCTCGACGCAGATCCTCAAGAAGACCGGCCTGCGCATCGCCGGCTGA
- a CDS encoding NIPSNAP family protein → MITCYLRYIVDPYKLAEFEHYGRTWIPLVEKFGGTHHGYFLPAEGANNVALAMFTFPSLAAYEEYRTRSLADPECQAAFRYAEETRCIVSYERSFFRPVFE, encoded by the coding sequence ATGATCACCTGCTATCTGCGCTACATCGTCGATCCGTACAAGCTCGCGGAGTTCGAGCACTACGGCAGGACCTGGATTCCGCTCGTCGAGAAGTTCGGCGGCACGCACCACGGCTACTTCCTGCCCGCCGAGGGCGCCAACAACGTCGCGCTGGCGATGTTTACGTTCCCGAGCCTGGCGGCCTACGAGGAGTACCGGACCCGGTCGCTCGCCGACCCGGAATGTCAGGCCGCGTTCAGGTACGCCGAGGAGACGCGCTGCATCGTCAGCTACGAGCGCAGCTTCTTCCGCCCCGTGTTCGAATGA
- a CDS encoding energy transducer TonB — MAQTDSDVNEIVQAAVSRRTGIRALQLLRVMVDEWQREERQKAKAAKWVSVGLLLAVVTLIAWGAFHIRTSTSTYRPVAEVPIVRSYIESAARQIEQAVSTRTFPVHQSGTVSLRVVVKANGQVGEVGVLKSSGNSSLDIAALGLVRAASPLPPLPPELRESIDVLELTTSLSVSEAGVVAVSR, encoded by the coding sequence ATGGCGCAGACTGATTCGGACGTGAATGAAATTGTTCAAGCCGCCGTGAGCCGCAGGACTGGCATCCGAGCGTTGCAACTTCTCCGAGTGATGGTGGATGAATGGCAACGAGAGGAGCGACAAAAGGCGAAGGCGGCGAAATGGGTGTCGGTCGGGCTACTGCTCGCCGTTGTTACACTGATTGCGTGGGGAGCATTCCACATCCGAACCAGTACATCCACGTATCGGCCGGTAGCCGAGGTTCCGATCGTTCGGTCATACATTGAGTCGGCAGCAAGGCAGATCGAACAAGCGGTTAGCACTCGCACGTTCCCTGTGCATCAGAGCGGCACTGTGTCACTTCGCGTTGTTGTAAAGGCAAACGGACAAGTAGGGGAAGTTGGTGTCCTCAAATCTTCTGGCAATTCGTCGCTTGATATAGCGGCTCTTGGTCTAGTTCGCGCGGCTAGCCCGCTTCCGCCATTGCCGCCCGAACTGCGAGAGTCAATTGACGTTCTGGAGTTAACAACCTCTCTGTCGGTCAGCGAAGCCGGCGTCGTAGCCGTCTCTCGATGA